The Actinomycetota bacterium region AACCTGATTCTCTCCGGGCAGTCGGATGGCTTGTCGATCAGGTCATGGCGACCGTGGAAGCGCGGAGAGATATCAATCGAAATCACTGGAGACGAGGTTGATGAGGCGGCTGGAAGCCTCCTCGCTCGCGTGCCCGCTATCGTGGAGGACATCTCGGCATCCGTCTCGGCGGACATCCTGCGGGCCCTTGACCGCTCGTGGCCCAAGCAACGGCGACGGGAAGCGAGACAGCGCCGTGGCTTTGAACGGCGTCTTCGTGGGAGGTGGGGGCACGCTTTCGATTCCCTTCGTATGATGCTCGTGATCGCACGGGAGTACGGTGACGACACGAATGCCGAGTTGCGACAGCCTGACTTCGCGGAGCCGCACAAGATGGATGTGCTCACCAGGCTTCACGCTCGCTCCTCACAGATTGCGCACGAGGTGCTGGCTCTCCTTGAATGCGGACTTGCGGATGGAGCTATGGCTCGCTGGAGGAGTCTGCATGAAGTGGCAACCGTCGCACTCCTGATTGCTGCAAACGACGACGGTCTCGCGGAAAGATACGCTCTGCATCAGATCATCGAGTCACGCCGTGCTTGCCGAGACTACGTCGCTTGCCAAGAGCGTCTCGGCTATGAGCCCATGGACCCCGATAACCTCCGGGATCTCGATGGACAGTGCGCCGGACTCCTAGAGCGCTTCGGTGAACCATTCGGCACCGACTACGGCTGGGCTTCGGAAGTCTTGCACAACAAGAGGCCATCGTTCCGGGATATCGAGCGTGCTGCAGGAATCGATCACCTGCGCGCTCACTACCGTATGGCAAGTCACAACGTGCACGCGAATCCCAAAGGAGTCTTCTTCAAGCTTGGACTGCTTGGAGAGGTGGATATTCTCCTCGCCGGGCCCAGCAATGCGGGGATGTCGGAGCCAGGCCAGGGCACGGCTATCGCAGTGCTGCAGGTCTCGTCTGCACTGATGACGCTGCAACCCAATCTCGATGGTATCGTCACCCTGAAGATGCTGCAGTCAATGGTCGATCGAGTGTGTGACGAGTTCCACGGGGCACACACTCAGCTCGTTGAGGATTCTGCCTAACCCGGAGATCAACCCGACAACGCTTCGCGTTGCGGGCTATCTCCAACACCGTTCGACGGAATCGGGGGGTTCGAATGAGGAGACATCTTCCTCTGGTGACGCTGGTCCTACTTCTCGCGGTCGCCGCTTCTGCTGCTGCGTGCAAAGCGCAGGATTCCCAAGTCAAGCCAAGCGGAGAGCCTGAGTCCAAGCCTGCCTCCTCTCCACTGGAGGAGAATGCGGATGCGGTGGTGACCCTGGAGGGCTGGGGCACGGTTCGAATCGGCGCAAGCGAAACGGACGTTCAGGCGGTGCTTGGAGATGCGGACTCCCAGGAGGAATTTCCCGCTATGGACGGTGAACCGGCTGTCGTCTTCTACAGCTTCCTCGATGAGGGGGTGCAGGTCAGTTTCGTCAAGCCGGAGATGACGGCAAATGCCCTGTTCTTCCACAGCGGAGAGGGCGATCACTCCGACTACTCGCAGTTCGACGCAGGCACAGACAAGGGCATCGCGTGGGACAGCACTTCGGAAGATGTTGTGAAGGTGTACGGCAACCCGGTCAACGACTACAGGAGTGACGACGGCGGTCTCAAATGGCGGCGACTCGTGTATCCCGAGATCAGCTTCCGCTTTCAGGACGAACGGCTTGAGACGATAGCACTGGGCACGGACTGACGACTGGCAAGCCATCCGTCGAACCCGCGCGTCGAGCAGACTCGGCGCCGTGCAAGGTACACTCGGGCGGAGAACAGCGCATGACGCCTCGCGGCTCACGCGCAAACACGTTGGATAAGATTGGCGAAGGCGGGGCCGCCGCGGGGGCGATGGTCTCGGTGGCGAGGCTTGGGGAGGAGAACCATGCGACTCTTGCGATGTGGAGCAATGCTGCTGATTGTAGCGTGCCTGTGTGTGTCGGTTGGCGGTTGCGCGTCCGGGGAACAGGCAGCTGAGTCCAGCGAGTCAGTCAAGCCCAAGGCATCAAGCGACGAGCCAGTCCAGGTCGAGGAAGAGCCGGTCGAGACCACTCCCGAGCCGGAACCCGAACCTGACCCAATCAAACTCACCGGCAAAGGCACGAAGGTCACCAAGAAGTTCGCGCTTGCCGACGGACTCGCCGTCTTCTCGATGAGCCACAAGGGCTCGAGCAACTTCATCGTTCACCTAAGATCAGTGGACGGTGAGGTCGACGAGGGTCTCGTGAACGAGATTGGGAAGTTCAACGGCAGCTGGCCCATCTTCTTGGGGGCAGGCGACTATCTCCTTGAAGTTGAAGCGGACGGGCCATGGGCGTTCACGATCACCCAGCCACGTCCTGCGAGTGTGGACGTCATGACGCAGTTCAAGGGGAAGGGCAAGACCGCGACAGACATCTTCTATCTCGACGCGGGAATGAAGACTGTCGTCCTCAAGCACACCGGTGAGAGTAACTTCATCGTGCATGTCCATGGTGTTGCGGATGAGGGTCTCGTGAACGAGATTGGGAAGTTCGACGGATCGGTGATCCTGGATGTGCCGGAGTCCGGTGGGGCAATCTTCTCCGTCGAAGCGGATGGTGATTGGTCAATCAAGATCGAGTAGCGTGCGCCACCCCTGCCCTCGAGCAATGTGCGACCTTAGCCAACTGTCGAACCCGGGCGTCGATCTGACAACCTGGGCCCAGAGAGTCGGGCTCTCTCGGAGCCTGCAACGGCCTCGGTTGCAGGTCACGCTCAAGAACGTTGAGCCCTGGCCAGAATCTGGCGTGCGAGAGGTTCCCGACCGCATAAGGGTCCGCCGCACGCAGTCTCGCAAATGGAACACGACTCCCCGGTGACACGCGGTGACACGTCGAACCCCTCCAGGGGACCCCTCCGCCCCATCATGTGTATGTTCCCTCCGCATATCGGGAGCGAAGTCGCGTCTTCGAGCATCCCCCTGCAAGCCCCCAACCCGTACACCCTGCGAGCCGCAGCACCTACCCGGTCCCGTTATGGTGCCCGCAGGCTTCCCCCCACCCCCTCCAATGCGCGATAGCAGACAGGGGGACGACACCGAGCGAGTGTCTTGCCCCGCAAAAGAGCAGCGGGTGTCAACCGATGCTGAACCGCGAATCCGCGGAGGGTCTACACTGGGTTGGTCGATGCTGTCTTCGGGGGGAGCTCGCGATGAGGTCTGTACGTTTCCTTCTGCCGCTGCTGCTACTGTCCGCGCTGCTCATGACGGGCTGCACTTCCGAGCCGGAGCGTGTGTGGGCATCCTTCGTGGATGCAGTGAGTGAGAAACGCGTGGATGAGGCACTCGGATACATCGACTTCGAACGCATGGCTCAGAAGGCGGTAGGCGATGACGCCGAGTCAGCCCTCGCGCTAGGTCTGTTAGGGGGTACCGAGGGGGTCGGCAAGATGATGGAGGGCCTCCTACGAGACGCCCTATCGAAGGGTGAGATTCAGGAAGGCAAGCCAGCCCTCGAGCTCAAGAAGCCCAAGAAGGTGACGGCGGAGGGCGACTACTGCACGATGCTGTTCATCGGATCCGATGGCGGCGACATGACCGTGGAGATGGAGCGCATCGACGGCGAGTGGAAGATCGTCGGCATCGAGTAAGATGGCCACCTCCCGAGGGTTCGGAGAGAGCGGCCAAGGAAACCGTAGACGGCCCGTCTTCCCCGTCTCTATCCAGAATCTTACTGCGAATCCGTGAGCGGCCTGTATGCGAACAAATGTTCGTATCTGCCCCCCCGTCCCCTGCAATCAAGTATCGGGCCGCACGGGCGATTCTGTGGCCGCTGGGATGCATACGTGCCAACGCGAAATGATGGCCCGCTGACCGCTTGCTCCCCATGACTCGCATTGCCCCGACGGGCATGGCCTGGTCTGTTTCACCCCCTCGCGTGCACCAGCAAGAGGGGTGGGACGCGGGCTGCTCGTGGCGAGGCCCACGAAGGTCAAATGCTCAAATGCTCGATTGCCGCAGACAGCCGTGGATTGTCGATCAATCCCGGGAAGTCCCGCATGGCCGACTGCGCGAAGGCACTTCTTGTCGGAACGGACTCATTCCGATAGGCATCTGCCGTGCTCTCGAATGCTTCGACGAAGGCTCTGTGAGCGGCTTCGATGTCCTTCTCGTGGAAGAAGGCATCGTCAGATACAGCGAGCTGGGACCATTCTTGATACCGTGCCTTTGCTCCTGAGTACAGCTCCTCGGGGCTTGAGTCTGTGGGACTCTCTGGCTCCGCATCAACATCGCGCCCGCAGTAGCGGCAGACAACCGCCTCCGCCTCGATGTCCTCTGCGCAATACGGGCACCGGCGCGTGTTTCCCAGCGCGTAGGCGTGAACAATGCGTGGCCTGAGATAGAAGTACATGGGAACTGCGACGCCCGCTAACCCGATGACGCAAATTGCCCAAGTCAACGGCGAAAGCCCGGCGTTCCCAGGAATCTTGTAGCCCGCGGGCAGCGGCTTCCTCAGAGAGTCGGAGTCAAGATAGATGACTACCGCCCAAACGAGCAGGCAGATGGCCCCGATGGCCAAGCTGCTTCCGAGGAGAAGCGAGACGACCGAGAGCGATGCTAGCAGCGCAAACTCGGCCACCACCGCCGCGCCGAGATTGCCGCGTGGAGGCGTTGACGGTACACGGGGGATCTCGCTGTAGTTCTGAACGAACCAGGCCCTCGCAGCTTCACTGGTCCATCTCAGATGACCAAGCGAATCGCCCCTTCGTATGTCGTCCGTCGGAACGGGTCCGAGGTCTTCGAGGTAGAAGAAGCCGTCCGCATACCAGATGGACTTGTTGGTCTCCTGGACGACCGCCAGTGCGGTTCCGCGAGCGCACCGCGGGCAGCCGTCGTAGGCGTCATCGTATTCGAAGTCGCAGCGAGCGCAGCGTTTCATGGGCACCCCTCCCACTTCGAACTTCGGCGACGCACTCCGCGCGATCCAGAGTGTTTTCAGCGCTACCCGAGGCGCATGGTCCCACCATCGGAGGAAGGCGAAGCGTTATTGATCGGTGCGGGCCCGCACCGCTACCGATACGATAGCTATCCCAAGCGTTTCAGGCTACTTGACGAGCGAAATCTCGCCGGTCTCGGTTCCCCAGAAGCCGGTTTGTACCTGCAACTTGAAGTTCTTCGCGCCTTCGGGAATAGCGAACAGGACCTGGCCCGTCTTCTCCAGCTTCGGATTGATCTTCTCGAGGAAGAACGACTGCTCAGAATCGACGTACATGAGGTTGTCGCTGTCCGTCTCATAGATCGTACCGTCGCTCTCAGCCAGCTTAAAGAAGCTGGTGTCGATCGTGATAGCTTCTTTGGATTCGTTCTTGACCGACACGGTGACCAGCATCCAGTTGCCCTCCTTGTTGCCAAGGACGCTCTTCAATTCTGTGGTGGTCTTCTTCCTTCACGGTGAAGACAAGGTCGCCGACTTTGAGGGAATCCCCGATCTTGGTGACAACTTCCTCCGCAGCAGGCTCTTCTGTCTTCGCTGCGGGCTCCTCAGCTGTCTCCGCCGGAACGGATTCCGCAGGCTTCGACGTCTCGCTTGCGGTCGAGTCCTCGCCAGAACCGCCGCCGCCAGCACTGGCGATTGCAGCGACAAACACGATGGCGATGGCCCACACCCACCACTTCTTGTAGAAGGGCTTCTTGACCTTCACGGGTACGGCGGGCGCGGCAGCTGGTGCCGCACTTGTCGGTGCCTCCTGGCCCTGCACAACGTCGTAGACTCCAGTGATGCAGTTGCTCGCATGTCCGCCCTTGGAGCACTCGCCGGTCTCCGTTAGGTAGACGTTCTCGTTGCAGGCGCTACAGAATCCAGCCTTCTGCATTGTTCCCCCTCAGCTCGTAGTCCTGATTCCCATCCTCAAGTCCCCACTCAAGGTGTGGGCAACTGCCGGCATTCCCCAATCGAACAGTAGCAGAGAACGTGCGGGATAGGCACAATCCTCGGCGCAACAGAGGGGCTGCCACGGGCGCCACCGCAAGGAACGCTTGCAGCTCGACGTCGCGCGCGCCTCCCATGAGGCCCCCCGTTCGAATCATCGGACTACCAGCGGCAACAGCACCGCTGCCAACCTTCGCTCGCATACGTAACGATTCGAAGTGCTTTTTGTGGAGGCCGAGTAGGCAGACTACCGCCACTGACGACTCGGCTACCTGCGAGAATCGCGCTATGAGTCCTCATCTTCGCCCCTCGATGACGGCCGAAAGGCACCCCAAACTCAGTGAACCAACGGATGCGATGAAGGGCGTAAGACTTACATCCTGCGCTGGCTTACACGGACTGCATATGTCCTTACCATGGCAAGCCAAGCCCGACGTAGTGACGGGAATCGCGGGAAGAAGTACGTTCTTACACGACAGCATTCTGCGCGACACGACATCTCTCGCAGTCTGCTGAATCAAGGGTTA contains the following coding sequences:
- a CDS encoding DUF5677 domain-containing protein, with the protein product MRVLHDALASAIGETPALTLDRLLTKKLSEQGVSASEAEIARLRNLILSGQSDGLSIRSWRPWKRGEISIEITGDEVDEAAGSLLARVPAIVEDISASVSADILRALDRSWPKQRRREARQRRGFERRLRGRWGHAFDSLRMMLVIAREYGDDTNAELRQPDFAEPHKMDVLTRLHARSSQIAHEVLALLECGLADGAMARWRSLHEVATVALLIAANDDGLAERYALHQIIESRRACRDYVACQERLGYEPMDPDNLRDLDGQCAGLLERFGEPFGTDYGWASEVLHNKRPSFRDIERAAGIDHLRAHYRMASHNVHANPKGVFFKLGLLGEVDILLAGPSNAGMSEPGQGTAIAVLQVSSALMTLQPNLDGIVTLKMLQSMVDRVCDEFHGAHTQLVEDSA
- a CDS encoding zinc ribbon domain-containing protein — encoded protein: MKRCARCDFEYDDAYDGCPRCARGTALAVVQETNKSIWYADGFFYLEDLGPVPTDDIRRGDSLGHLRWTSEAARAWFVQNYSEIPRVPSTPPRGNLGAAVVAEFALLASLSVVSLLLGSSLAIGAICLLVWAVVIYLDSDSLRKPLPAGYKIPGNAGLSPLTWAICVIGLAGVAVPMYFYLRPRIVHAYALGNTRRCPYCAEDIEAEAVVCRYCGRDVDAEPESPTDSSPEELYSGAKARYQEWSQLAVSDDAFFHEKDIEAAHRAFVEAFESTADAYRNESVPTRSAFAQSAMRDFPGLIDNPRLSAAIEHLSI
- a CDS encoding DUF4352 domain-containing protein yields the protein MLVTVSVKNESKEAITIDTSFFKLAESDGTIYETDSDNLMYVDSEQSFFLEKINPKLEKTGQVLFAIPEGAKNFKLQVQTGFWGTETGEISLVK